The proteins below come from a single Acidovorax sp. NCPPB 4044 genomic window:
- a CDS encoding glutathione peroxidase — protein sequence MFRRFAPLVLALLGAAALPARAAPPASPAPASAASAASACPALLRHTMERLQDESPQPLCQYRGQVLLVVNTASYCGFTGQYEGLEALHSRFKGQGFAVLGFPSNDFAQENGSNAQIADFCSNTFGVRFPMFAKSTVKGSGASPFYRELAAQSGESPQWNFHKYLIDRQGRVVGSFGSSVAPDDPKIVRAIEQQLKLFR from the coding sequence ATGTTCCGCCGATTCGCCCCCTTGGTCCTCGCCCTTCTGGGTGCCGCAGCACTGCCCGCCCGGGCCGCCCCGCCGGCCTCCCCGGCACCCGCGTCCGCCGCATCGGCCGCGTCGGCCTGCCCCGCCCTGCTGCGCCACACCATGGAGCGCCTGCAGGACGAATCGCCGCAGCCGCTCTGCCAGTACCGGGGACAGGTGCTGCTCGTAGTCAACACGGCGAGTTACTGTGGGTTCACGGGGCAGTACGAGGGGCTGGAGGCCCTGCACTCGCGATTCAAGGGCCAGGGATTTGCAGTTCTGGGTTTCCCTTCTAACGATTTTGCGCAGGAAAACGGCAGCAATGCGCAAATTGCCGATTTCTGCAGCAACACTTTCGGCGTGCGGTTTCCGATGTTCGCCAAGAGCACCGTGAAGGGCTCGGGCGCCTCCCCCTTCTACCGTGAACTGGCCGCTCAATCAGGGGAGAGCCCCCAATGGAATTTCCATAAATACCTGATCGACCGGCAAGGCCGCGTGGTGGGCAGTTTCGGCAGTTCCGTGGCCCCGGACGACCCGAAAATCGTGCGTGCCATCGAACAGCAGCTGAAGCTTTTTCGCTAA
- a CDS encoding HD-GYP domain-containing protein, with protein sequence MNLVALNIDTIPLGQPLPFVLRGSNGVLLAQRGYVIRNREELNQLVARGLDLCVDTDESGDSHRAYLAQLQKMLFTDTSLGQIAAMKITAGASAGRDRATAANGPPDWPELQLRSTQLLRAPPPAGEFGERFEALHGELARHCAATPDATLLALIYLSGQEMQQYSGTHAMLVSCVCMIAAAEHLRWPVPRVLQLGRAALSMNIAMTTLQDQLAVQTQPLSTQQLADIESHAARAEALLRQLGVGDPVWLEAVRSHHQRAPGPFAAKSEAQQLARLIQRADIFAARLAPRASRAPMPVTAAMQATYYDEAHQVDEAGSALVKALGVYPPGAFVRLATQEVAVVLRRGASATTPRVAVVLNRNGMPTGEPIPRDTAQAAWKITGAVALRDVRVQLPLSRLLALV encoded by the coding sequence ATGAACCTCGTCGCGCTGAACATCGACACGATCCCGCTGGGGCAGCCGCTGCCCTTCGTACTGCGCGGCTCCAATGGCGTGCTGCTGGCGCAGCGGGGGTATGTGATCCGCAACCGCGAAGAGCTGAACCAGCTGGTGGCGCGCGGGCTCGACCTCTGCGTGGACACCGACGAGTCGGGCGACAGCCACCGCGCCTACCTGGCCCAGCTCCAGAAGATGCTCTTCACCGACACCTCGCTCGGGCAGATCGCGGCGATGAAGATCACGGCAGGCGCCAGCGCGGGACGCGACCGGGCGACCGCGGCGAACGGCCCGCCCGACTGGCCGGAACTGCAGCTGCGGTCCACGCAGCTGCTGCGGGCCCCTCCGCCCGCCGGCGAATTCGGCGAACGCTTCGAAGCGCTGCATGGCGAGCTGGCCCGCCATTGCGCGGCCACGCCGGATGCCACGCTGCTCGCACTCATCTATCTTTCCGGACAGGAAATGCAGCAGTACAGTGGCACGCACGCGATGCTCGTGTCCTGCGTGTGCATGATCGCCGCCGCCGAGCACCTGCGCTGGCCCGTGCCCCGCGTGCTGCAGCTCGGGCGCGCCGCCCTGTCCATGAACATCGCCATGACCACGCTGCAGGACCAGCTGGCGGTGCAGACGCAGCCCCTGTCGACCCAGCAGCTGGCCGACATCGAGAGCCATGCCGCGCGCGCCGAGGCGCTGCTGCGGCAACTCGGCGTGGGCGACCCCGTCTGGCTCGAAGCCGTGCGCAGCCACCACCAGCGCGCCCCGGGCCCGTTCGCCGCCAAGAGCGAGGCCCAGCAGCTCGCCCGGCTCATCCAGCGGGCCGACATCTTCGCCGCACGCCTGGCACCGCGCGCCTCGCGCGCGCCCATGCCGGTCACGGCCGCCATGCAGGCCACCTATTACGACGAGGCGCACCAGGTCGACGAAGCAGGCTCGGCCCTGGTCAAGGCACTGGGCGTATACCCGCCGGGCGCCTTCGTCCGGCTGGCCACCCAGGAAGTCGCCGTGGTGCTGCGCCGCGGCGCCAGCGCCACCACCCCGCGCGTGGCCGTGGTGCTCAACCGCAACGGCATGCCCACCGGCGAGCCGATTCCGCGCGACACCGCGCAGGCCGCCTGGAAGATCACGGGGGCCGTCGCCCTGCGCGACGTGCGCGTACAGTTGCCGCTCTCGCGCCTGCTGGCACTCGTCTGA
- a CDS encoding efflux RND transporter permease subunit — MNLSAWSIRNPIPAAMLFVLLTFAGVLSFRAMKVQNFPDMDLPVVMVTAALPGAAPGQLETDVARKIENAIATTQGLKHITTTIVDGAATIAAEYRLEKPVQEAVDDVRSAVSRVRADMPADLRDPIVTKLELSAQPILAFAIASDKMDDQALSWFVDDTLTRRMLAVPGVGAVNRVGGVQREVRVAIDPLRLQALGATAADVSRQLRLVQTESAGGRADLGGAEQPVRTIATVQTAQEIGTLEIPLSGGGRVRLDQLATVTDTVAEPRTAALLDGKPVIGFEVSRSRGASEVEVGAGVQRALDQLVAEHPDLHLTRTVDFVEIASDEYDSSMHLLYEGGVLAIVVVWLFLRNWRATIVSAVALPLSVLPAFIGMYFLGFSINIITLLALSLVVGILVDDAIVEVENIVRHLRMGKSPYQAAMEAADEIGLAVIATTFTLIAVFLPTAFMSGIPGRFFKQFGWTAALAVFASLVVARLLTPMMAAYILKPLHGEEKEPRWLSAYMRASAWALRHRVVTLIGALLFFVGSLALIPLLPSGFIPPDDNAQTQVNLELPPGSRLPDARAAVAQATERVLKVGHVRSVYTAIGGGSAGADPMAGGSSVGDPRKATLTLRFVARGERPRKQEIEQKLRAAMEDLPGVRVKIGLGGSNDKYVLALASEDPQALADTARAVERDLRTISGIGNIGSSASLVRPEIVVRPDFARAADLGVTSSAIAETLRVATVGDYDQNLPKLNLAQRQVPIVVRLDDAAREDLSVLERLAVPGARGPVRLGEVAHLDVGSGPAVINRYDRARNVNFEIELGSRGLGEVTEAVRALPSVRQMPASVRLIDVGDAEMMGELFASFGLAMLTGVVCIYLVLVLLFKDFLQPVTILMALPLSLGGAFVGLLIAGKSFSMPSLIGLIMLMGIATKNSILLVEYAIVARRDQGMGRLEALLDACHKRARPIIMTTLAMGAGMLPIALAWGGADMSFRSPMAVAVIGGLITSTVLSLLVVPAVFTYVDDFAQWFQRRVMRRPAAPPPQSS; from the coding sequence ATGAACCTTTCCGCCTGGTCCATCCGAAACCCCATTCCGGCGGCGATGCTGTTCGTGCTGCTGACCTTCGCGGGCGTGCTGTCGTTCCGCGCGATGAAGGTGCAGAACTTTCCCGACATGGACCTGCCGGTCGTCATGGTCACCGCCGCGCTGCCGGGCGCGGCGCCGGGACAGCTCGAGACCGACGTGGCGCGCAAGATCGAGAACGCCATCGCCACCACGCAGGGCCTCAAGCACATCACGACGACCATCGTGGACGGCGCGGCCACCATCGCGGCCGAGTACCGGCTGGAAAAGCCCGTGCAGGAGGCCGTGGACGACGTGCGCTCGGCCGTCTCCCGCGTGCGCGCCGACATGCCGGCCGACCTGCGCGACCCCATCGTCACCAAGCTCGAACTGTCCGCGCAGCCCATCCTGGCGTTCGCGATCGCCTCCGACAAGATGGACGACCAGGCCCTGTCCTGGTTCGTGGACGACACGCTCACGCGCCGGATGCTGGCCGTGCCCGGCGTGGGGGCGGTGAACCGCGTGGGTGGCGTGCAGCGCGAGGTCCGCGTGGCCATCGACCCGCTGCGGCTGCAGGCGCTGGGCGCCACGGCGGCCGACGTCTCGCGGCAGCTGCGCCTCGTGCAGACCGAGAGCGCGGGCGGCCGGGCCGACCTGGGCGGCGCGGAGCAGCCCGTGCGCACCATCGCGACGGTGCAGACCGCGCAGGAGATCGGCACGCTGGAGATTCCGCTCTCGGGCGGCGGCCGCGTGCGCCTGGACCAGCTCGCCACCGTCACCGACACCGTGGCCGAACCGCGCACCGCCGCCCTGCTGGACGGCAAGCCGGTGATCGGCTTCGAGGTCTCGCGCAGCCGCGGCGCGAGCGAGGTCGAAGTCGGCGCGGGCGTGCAGCGCGCGCTCGACCAGCTCGTGGCCGAGCACCCCGACCTGCACCTGACGCGCACGGTGGACTTCGTGGAGATCGCGAGCGACGAATACGACAGTTCGATGCACCTGCTCTACGAGGGCGGCGTGCTGGCGATCGTGGTGGTGTGGCTGTTCCTGCGGAACTGGCGCGCCACCATCGTCTCGGCCGTGGCCCTGCCGCTGTCGGTGCTGCCCGCCTTCATCGGCATGTATTTCCTGGGCTTCTCGATCAACATCATCACGCTGCTGGCGCTCTCGCTGGTGGTCGGCATCCTGGTGGACGACGCCATCGTGGAAGTCGAGAACATCGTGCGCCACCTGCGCATGGGCAAATCGCCCTACCAGGCGGCCATGGAGGCGGCCGACGAGATCGGCCTGGCGGTGATCGCCACCACGTTCACGCTGATCGCGGTGTTCCTGCCCACGGCCTTCATGAGCGGCATCCCGGGGCGCTTCTTCAAGCAGTTCGGCTGGACGGCGGCGCTCGCGGTGTTCGCCTCGCTGGTGGTGGCGCGGCTGCTCACGCCGATGATGGCGGCCTACATCCTCAAGCCCCTGCACGGCGAGGAAAAGGAGCCGCGCTGGCTCTCGGCCTACATGCGCGCCTCGGCCTGGGCCCTGCGCCACCGCGTGGTCACGCTGATCGGCGCGCTGCTGTTCTTCGTCGGGTCGCTGGCGCTCATCCCGCTGCTGCCCTCCGGCTTCATTCCGCCCGACGACAACGCGCAGACCCAGGTCAACCTGGAGCTGCCGCCCGGCAGCCGGCTGCCCGATGCCCGCGCCGCCGTGGCCCAGGCCACGGAACGCGTGCTGAAGGTGGGCCACGTGCGCAGCGTCTACACCGCCATCGGCGGGGGCTCGGCCGGCGCCGATCCCATGGCGGGCGGATCGAGCGTGGGCGACCCCCGCAAGGCCACGCTCACGCTGCGCTTCGTGGCGCGCGGCGAACGCCCGCGCAAGCAGGAGATCGAGCAGAAGCTGCGCGCCGCCATGGAAGACCTTCCCGGCGTGCGCGTGAAGATCGGCCTGGGCGGCTCCAACGACAAGTACGTGCTGGCGCTCGCGAGCGAAGACCCGCAGGCCCTCGCCGACACGGCCCGCGCGGTCGAGCGCGACCTGCGCACGATCTCCGGCATCGGCAACATCGGCTCCAGCGCCAGCCTCGTGCGCCCCGAGATCGTGGTGCGCCCGGACTTCGCGCGGGCGGCCGACCTCGGCGTGACCAGCAGCGCCATCGCCGAGACCCTGCGCGTGGCCACGGTGGGCGACTACGACCAGAACCTGCCCAAGCTCAACCTCGCGCAGCGGCAGGTGCCCATCGTCGTGCGCCTGGACGATGCGGCGCGCGAGGACCTCTCGGTGCTGGAACGCCTGGCCGTGCCCGGGGCGCGCGGGCCGGTGCGCCTGGGCGAGGTCGCGCACCTCGACGTGGGCAGCGGCCCCGCCGTGATCAACCGCTACGACCGCGCGCGCAACGTCAACTTCGAGATCGAACTCGGCTCGCGCGGCCTGGGCGAGGTCACCGAAGCCGTGCGGGCGCTGCCCTCGGTGCGGCAGATGCCGGCCAGCGTGCGCCTGATCGACGTGGGCGACGCCGAGATGATGGGCGAGCTGTTCGCGAGCTTCGGCCTGGCCATGCTCACCGGCGTGGTCTGCATCTACCTCGTGCTGGTGCTGCTCTTCAAGGACTTCCTGCAGCCCGTGACCATCCTGATGGCGCTGCCGCTCTCGCTGGGCGGCGCGTTCGTGGGCCTGCTGATCGCGGGCAAGAGTTTCTCGATGCCCTCGCTCATCGGGCTCATCATGCTCATGGGCATCGCCACGAAGAACTCCATCCTGCTGGTGGAATACGCCATCGTGGCGCGGCGCGACCAGGGCATGGGCCGGCTGGAGGCCCTGCTGGATGCCTGCCACAAGCGCGCGCGGCCCATCATCATGACCACCCTCGCCATGGGCGCGGGCATGCTGCCCATCGCCCTGGCCTGGGGCGGCGCGGACATGAGCTTCCGCTCGCCCATGGCCGTGGCGGTGATCGGCGGCCTCATCACCTCCACGGTGCTGAGCCTGCTGGTGGTGCCGGCGGTGTTCACCTACGTGGACGATTTCGCGCAGTGGTTCCAGCGCCGGGTGATGCGGCGGCCCGCGGCGCCCCCGCCGCAAAGCAGCTAG
- a CDS encoding efflux RND transporter periplasmic adaptor subunit, whose protein sequence is MLRLRSRPSLLALAAACLIAAAGGTALLFAPGALHAEGAKDGKGAAAAAPRPALTVTTTTPRRESLAARLPANGNVAAWQEASIGAESNGLRLTEVRVNVGDTVRAGQVLAVFSADTVQAEVAQSRASLLEARAGAAEAAANAERARTLQASGALSQQQIQQYTTASETAAARVEAAQAVLSAQQLRLKHTQVLAPDSGVISARTATVGAVVGAGTELFRMVRKGRLEWRAEVTSSDLPRVQPGTRARITAASGAEVEGTVRVVAPTVDPQTRNALVYVDLPAHPDIRAGMFARGDFLLAQRDILTVPQSAVVVRDGFSTVFEVGDGGRVGMRQVKTGQRVGDRVEVLSGLQERATLVERGGAFLNEGDTVRVEAATAPKPGSSSPHAAGSTAKNAIK, encoded by the coding sequence ATGCTGCGACTGCGTTCCCGCCCCTCCCTGCTGGCCCTGGCGGCCGCCTGCCTCATCGCCGCCGCCGGCGGCACCGCCCTGCTGTTCGCGCCCGGCGCCTTGCATGCCGAAGGCGCCAAGGACGGCAAGGGCGCCGCCGCGGCCGCACCGCGGCCGGCGCTCACCGTCACGACCACCACGCCGCGGCGCGAATCGCTCGCCGCCCGCCTGCCCGCCAACGGCAACGTCGCCGCGTGGCAGGAGGCGAGCATCGGCGCCGAAAGCAACGGCCTGCGCCTGACCGAGGTGCGCGTGAACGTGGGCGACACGGTGCGCGCGGGCCAGGTGCTCGCCGTCTTCTCCGCCGACACGGTGCAGGCCGAGGTCGCGCAAAGCCGCGCCAGCCTGCTCGAAGCGCGTGCCGGCGCCGCCGAGGCGGCCGCCAACGCCGAGCGCGCGCGCACGCTGCAGGCCTCGGGAGCCCTCAGCCAGCAGCAGATCCAGCAGTACACCACCGCCAGCGAAACCGCCGCCGCGCGCGTCGAGGCCGCGCAGGCGGTGCTCTCCGCGCAGCAGCTGCGCCTCAAGCACACCCAGGTGCTCGCCCCCGACAGCGGCGTCATCTCGGCGCGCACGGCCACGGTGGGTGCCGTGGTGGGCGCCGGCACGGAGCTGTTCCGCATGGTGCGCAAGGGCCGCCTCGAATGGCGCGCGGAGGTCACCTCCAGCGACCTGCCGCGCGTGCAGCCCGGCACCCGCGCACGCATCACCGCCGCGAGCGGCGCCGAGGTGGAGGGCACCGTGCGCGTGGTGGCCCCCACGGTGGACCCGCAGACCCGCAACGCCCTGGTCTACGTGGACCTGCCCGCGCACCCGGACATCCGGGCGGGCATGTTCGCGCGCGGCGACTTCCTGCTGGCGCAGCGCGACATCCTCACCGTGCCGCAATCGGCCGTGGTGGTGCGCGACGGCTTCAGCACGGTGTTCGAGGTCGGCGACGGCGGGCGCGTGGGGATGCGGCAGGTCAAGACCGGCCAGCGCGTGGGCGACCGCGTGGAGGTGCTCTCGGGCCTGCAGGAGCGCGCCACCCTCGTGGAGCGCGGCGGCGCCTTCCTCAACGAAGGCGACACCGTGCGCGTGGAGGCGGCCACAGCCCCGAAACCCGGGTCTTCCAGCCCCCATGCCGCCGGATCCACTGCGAAGAATGCTATCAAATAA
- a CDS encoding efflux transporter outer membrane subunit: protein MTMPPPPVPRRLLCAAALLALAGCAARAPAPRVDAPAPAAWQAPLPHQGRVEDIAHWWERMGDPLLVDLIAAAQDVAPGVAQARSRVAQARATQVTARSALLPSLGAQGDATRGTNQQAGGLATTVQGTLQTSWEVDLFGGNAAADEAARQRLAGAQAQWHEARVSVAAEVATQYDGWRQCLRLAEVAESDSRSRAESARLSEASERAGFTAPATRALAQASNAEGRVRAEQQRMACDIDLKGLVALTGLPEPDLRARAAAAATAAAQPVPDALFAVDRLPARVLAQRPDVYAAEREVAAASADVGNARAQRLPRLTLAGSVGRAWGSTGGTSLATNTWSIGPVGVSLPIFDAGRRAAQVDAAEARYEEAAQLYRANVRRAVSEVEQSLVRLASTAARSADAQRAVEGYRASFTATEARWRGGLASLVELEDVRRSTLNAETSLITLRQERMAAWVGLYRAAGGGWEPPLQSAAAP from the coding sequence ATGACGATGCCTCCCCCTCCCGTGCCACGCCGCCTTCTTTGCGCCGCCGCACTGCTGGCACTGGCCGGCTGCGCGGCCCGCGCGCCCGCGCCGCGCGTCGATGCACCCGCGCCCGCCGCCTGGCAGGCCCCGCTGCCCCACCAGGGCCGCGTCGAGGACATCGCGCACTGGTGGGAGCGCATGGGCGATCCGCTGCTGGTGGACCTGATCGCCGCCGCGCAGGACGTCGCCCCGGGCGTGGCCCAGGCCCGCTCCCGCGTGGCGCAGGCCCGCGCCACGCAGGTGACGGCCCGCTCGGCACTGCTGCCATCGCTCGGCGCCCAGGGCGACGCGACCCGCGGCACCAACCAGCAGGCCGGCGGCCTGGCGACCACGGTGCAGGGCACGCTGCAGACGAGCTGGGAAGTGGACCTATTCGGGGGCAACGCCGCGGCCGACGAGGCCGCGCGGCAGCGCCTGGCGGGCGCGCAGGCCCAGTGGCACGAGGCCCGCGTCTCGGTGGCCGCGGAAGTGGCCACGCAGTACGACGGCTGGCGCCAGTGCCTGCGCCTGGCGGAAGTGGCCGAGTCCGACTCCCGCTCGCGCGCCGAGAGCGCGCGCCTGTCCGAAGCCAGCGAGCGCGCCGGCTTCACGGCCCCGGCCACGCGCGCCCTGGCGCAGGCCAGCAACGCCGAAGGCCGCGTGCGCGCCGAGCAGCAGCGCATGGCCTGCGACATCGACCTCAAGGGCCTGGTCGCCCTCACCGGACTGCCGGAACCCGACCTGCGCGCACGCGCCGCCGCAGCGGCCACCGCGGCGGCCCAGCCCGTGCCGGACGCGCTCTTCGCCGTCGACCGGTTGCCGGCCCGCGTGCTGGCGCAGCGCCCCGACGTGTACGCCGCCGAACGCGAGGTGGCCGCCGCCAGCGCCGATGTGGGCAATGCGCGTGCGCAGCGCCTGCCGCGCCTGACCCTGGCGGGCTCCGTGGGCCGCGCGTGGGGCAGCACCGGCGGCACCAGCCTGGCCACCAACACCTGGTCCATCGGCCCGGTCGGGGTGAGCCTGCCGATCTTCGATGCGGGACGGCGCGCGGCCCAGGTCGATGCCGCCGAGGCACGCTACGAAGAAGCCGCCCAGCTCTACCGCGCCAACGTGCGCCGGGCCGTGAGCGAGGTCGAGCAGTCGCTGGTCCGCCTGGCCAGCACCGCCGCGCGCAGCGCCGACGCGCAGCGCGCGGTCGAGGGCTACCGCGCCTCCTTCACCGCCACCGAAGCGCGCTGGCGCGGCGGCCTCGCGAGCCTCGTGGAGCTGGAGGACGTGCGCCGCTCGACCCTCAACGCGGAGACCTCGCTCATCACGCTGCGGCAGGAGCGCATGGCCGCCTGGGTCGGCCTCTACCGCGCCGCGGGCGGCGGCTGGGAGCCGCCGCTGCAGTCGGCGGCGGCGCCCTGA
- a CDS encoding CerR family C-terminal domain-containing protein gives MSARRPRSAAPRPTTEPPARGGAGEPASARDRLLSAALRLFSEQGYAKTSIRAIATAAQANVAAVSYYFGDKASLYSAVFTEPIWDRGSLSSAFTEPGVPLHEALRRYFHAALAPLSHGELARQSVRLHIREMLEPTGQWERGLDKDVRQPHEALVRLLCQRMGTATADLAIHRLALTLSSLAFQLWGHRDDIEVLKPELLASAEAVELWADRMVDYAMAMIAAEEIWRRSAVPARRPTPRTPRAPLPAAAAGAPSIPRSTARRKTPKP, from the coding sequence ATGTCCGCACGCCGACCGCGCTCCGCCGCTCCCCGCCCGACCACGGAACCGCCCGCCCGCGGCGGCGCCGGCGAGCCCGCCTCCGCGCGGGACCGCCTGCTCTCCGCCGCGCTGCGGCTGTTCTCCGAGCAGGGCTACGCCAAGACGTCGATCCGCGCCATCGCCACGGCCGCGCAGGCCAACGTGGCGGCGGTGAGCTATTACTTCGGCGACAAGGCCTCGCTCTACAGCGCCGTCTTCACCGAGCCCATCTGGGACCGCGGGTCGCTCAGCTCGGCCTTCACGGAGCCCGGCGTTCCGCTGCACGAAGCGCTGCGGCGCTACTTCCATGCCGCGCTCGCGCCCCTCAGCCACGGCGAGCTGGCCCGCCAGAGCGTGCGGCTGCACATCCGCGAGATGCTGGAGCCCACGGGCCAGTGGGAGCGCGGGCTCGACAAGGACGTGCGCCAGCCCCACGAAGCGCTCGTGCGCCTGCTGTGCCAGCGCATGGGCACGGCCACCGCGGACCTGGCCATCCACCGGCTGGCGCTCACCCTCTCCAGCCTGGCGTTCCAGTTATGGGGCCACCGCGACGACATCGAGGTGCTCAAGCCCGAGCTGCTGGCCAGCGCCGAGGCCGTCGAACTCTGGGCCGACCGCATGGTGGACTACGCGATGGCCATGATCGCCGCCGAGGAGATCTGGCGGCGCAGCGCAGTGCCCGCCCGGCGCCCGACGCCCCGCACACCCCGCGCACCTCTGCCCGCCGCCGCGGCGGGCGCCCCCTCCATTCCCCGCTCAACGGCCCGCCGAAAGACGCCGAAACCATGA
- a CDS encoding MbtH family protein, with the protein MTHPLDDTTGLFLVLDNARDESSLWPHFVDVPPGWTVAFGAAGAEECRAFIAARPPAAAGMPQAFATA; encoded by the coding sequence ATGACCCATCCCCTCGACGACACCACCGGCCTCTTCCTGGTACTGGACAACGCCCGCGACGAATCGTCACTGTGGCCGCATTTCGTGGACGTGCCCCCGGGCTGGACCGTCGCGTTCGGCGCGGCCGGTGCCGAGGAATGCCGTGCCTTCATCGCGGCGCGGCCGCCCGCCGCCGCGGGCATGCCGCAGGCGTTCGCCACGGCCTGA
- a CDS encoding nucleotide disphospho-sugar-binding domain-containing protein, producing the protein MARYLLAATALPGHVLPILAVARYLVGLGHEVRVHTGSLFRTRAEATGASFTPLLPGIDHDYRELDQLYPQRLRLPPGPARIAFGLRHFFADAMALQCEGLQRILDSGFDADAIVTDTMFCGTLPLLLGERSARPAIVALGISALALSSTDTAMFGSGLPPPATALQRQQYQALQATVRRTVFGDVQRHFDHVLMQLGRPALPGFFADAMFTLPDLYLQLTAEAFEYPRSDLPATVRFVGPLLAPPSRDFEPPPWWHTLDDGRTVVLVTQGTLANENPHHLIVPTLQALAGMPHLHVIATTGGPVPPEVSAAAPANARVVDFLPYDRLLPKVHVLVTNGGYGSVNHALSLGIPMAVAGSTEEKPEIAARVAWSGAGINLRTGQPGSRAIAEAVHQLLGNPSYRQRARALQEAFAGSDALAEIALALRGLHPAARPTPAAVPALCA; encoded by the coding sequence ATGGCGCGCTACCTCCTCGCCGCCACGGCCCTGCCCGGGCACGTGCTGCCGATCCTGGCCGTGGCGCGGTACCTCGTGGGGCTGGGGCACGAGGTGCGTGTCCACACCGGCAGCCTGTTCCGCACCCGGGCCGAGGCCACGGGGGCGTCGTTCACCCCGCTGCTGCCCGGCATCGACCACGACTACCGCGAACTCGACCAGCTCTATCCGCAGCGGCTGCGGCTGCCGCCCGGTCCCGCACGGATCGCGTTCGGCCTGCGGCACTTCTTCGCCGATGCCATGGCGCTGCAGTGCGAGGGCCTGCAGCGCATCCTGGACAGCGGTTTCGACGCCGATGCGATCGTCACCGACACCATGTTCTGCGGCACCCTGCCCCTGCTGCTCGGCGAGCGCAGCGCGCGGCCCGCCATCGTGGCGCTGGGCATCAGCGCCCTGGCGCTCTCCAGCACCGACACCGCCATGTTCGGATCGGGACTGCCGCCCCCCGCCACCGCACTGCAGCGCCAGCAATACCAGGCACTGCAGGCCACGGTCCGGCGCACGGTGTTCGGCGACGTGCAGCGGCATTTCGACCACGTGCTCATGCAACTGGGGCGCCCCGCGCTGCCGGGGTTCTTCGCAGACGCCATGTTCACCCTGCCGGACCTGTACCTGCAGCTGACCGCCGAAGCCTTCGAATACCCGCGCAGCGACCTGCCGGCCACGGTGCGCTTCGTGGGCCCGCTGCTGGCACCGCCCTCCCGGGATTTCGAGCCGCCCCCGTGGTGGCACACGCTGGACGACGGCCGCACCGTGGTGCTGGTCACGCAGGGAACGCTGGCCAACGAGAACCCGCACCACCTGATCGTGCCCACGCTGCAGGCGCTGGCCGGAATGCCGCACCTGCACGTGATCGCCACCACCGGCGGCCCCGTTCCGCCCGAGGTTTCCGCCGCCGCGCCCGCGAACGCCCGCGTCGTCGATTTCCTGCCCTACGACCGGCTGCTGCCGAAGGTGCATGTGCTGGTCACCAATGGCGGCTACGGCTCCGTCAACCACGCCCTGAGCCTTGGCATCCCCATGGCCGTGGCGGGCAGCACGGAAGAGAAACCCGAGATCGCGGCCCGGGTCGCCTGGAGCGGCGCGGGCATCAACCTCCGCACGGGACAGCCCGGCAGCCGCGCGATCGCGGAGGCGGTCCACCAGTTGCTGGGCAACCCTTCGTACCGCCAGCGTGCCCGGGCGCTGCAGGAGGCTTTCGCGGGCTCCGACGCGCTGGCAGAGATCGCCCTGGCCCTGCGCGGCCTCCACCCCGCTGCGCGGCCCACACCGGCGGCCGTGCCCGCCCTTTGCGCATGA